The Mytilus trossulus isolate FHL-02 chromosome 3, PNRI_Mtr1.1.1.hap1, whole genome shotgun sequence genome contains a region encoding:
- the LOC134711205 gene encoding uncharacterized protein LOC134711205: MEKFITIFSFLVVFNMLMMIMSYVYIRKSQDRLFCSVSDFLSSAKLFLDHNGARTFKNILPNNCDVESTSLALHIQKLEKAFHSTVNECRRRHIFSRQMEYAEDYPVLTLFTTWEPSPGKSFVHNCTLRNWSSFIPKVNLVLFTNNSNLKKEALQYGWSVLPIIHHVEGVPVLKHMFQTVISTFNSTYYGFSNSDILFIDNLLDSLHTVNREYRDKNVFLTGRRTNIPHLSLKEVVSYDNIRKAASERGQLFVVASEDYFITTSRFPWKTIPDFVIGRPAYDNWLVGFARCHFYTVIDITSTVLACHQTTKAGNKEGSKHKTLTSYNHELLVRLGLSTNYGAGFVICPEKKTYYNLCGDIEVMDRPINSFPKYCSCKSW, translated from the coding sequence ATGGAGAAATTCATAACgatattttcatttcttgtcGTATTTAATATGTTAATGATGATCATGTCGTACGTTTACATTCGTAAAAGTCAGGACAGATTGTTCTGTTCTGTGAGCGATTTCCTGTCGTCTGCGAAATTATTCCTTGATCATAATGGTGcaagaacatttaaaaatattttaccgaaTAACTGTGATGTAGAATCCACCAGTCTTGCTCTTCATATTCAAAAATTGGAAAAGGCATTCCATTCGACAGTCAATGAGTGCAGGCGTCGTCATATTTTTTCCCGCCAGATGGAATATGCAGAAGATTATCCTGTGCTTACATTATTCACAACATGGGAACCGTCACCAGGAAAGTCTTTCGTTCACAATTGTACACTTAGAAACTGGAGTTCTTTTATACCAAAGGTAAATTTAGTTCTATTcacaaataattcaaatttgaaaaaagaggCTTTACAATACGGCTGGTCTGTGCTACCGATTATTCACCACGTTGAAGGGGTACCGGTGTTAAAGCACATGTTTCAAACTGTCATCTCAACTTTCAATTCTACGTACTATGGCTTTAGTAAtagtgatattttatttattgacaaCCTCTTAGATTCTTTACATACTGTAAATCGTGAATACAGagacaaaaatgtgtttttaactGGCAGAAGAACTAATATTCCACATTTATCTTTAAAAGAAGTGGTTTCTTATGACAATATTCGAAAGGCAGCGTCAGAGAGAGGACAACTTTTCGTTGTAGCATCTGAAGACTATTTCATAACAACCTCCAGATTTCCTTGGAAAACGATTCCTGACTTTGTAATTGGTAGACCTGCCTATGATAATTGGCTAGTTGGTTTTGCGCGTTGTCATTTTTATACTGTTATTGACATTACTAGTACCGTTCTTGCCTGCCATCAGACAACAAAAGCTGGAAATAAGGAGGGATCAAAACACAAGACATTGACATCTTACAATCATGAGCTACTTGTCAGGCTTGGTCTGAGCACGAATTATGGTGCAGGTTTTGTTATCTGTcctgaaaagaaaacatattataatttatgtGGCGATATAGAGGTTATGGATAGACCTATCAATTCTTTCCCAAAATATTGTTCATGCAAGTCGTGGTGA